GCCGGTCGCGCCCCGCGCGGGCGCGTGGATTGAAACTCTGCTGTGCAGTACTTTTCTGGTATGGCAGGGGCTGTCGCGCCCCGCGCGGGCGCGTGGATTGAAACTCAAGGCAAAAAAAGGAGCATCCCATGCAGCAAAAGCGTCGCGCCCCGCGCGGGCGCGTGGATTGAAACCGATCCCCGGCCCCTGACTCCAATCGCTTGCACTCAGTCGCGCCCCGTGCGGGCGCGTGGATTGAAACAGCGCGCCGAGGACTTGAGTTCCCTTTACCATTACGTCGCGCCCCGTGCGGGCGCGTGGATTGAGCCGCCGGCATCAATGCCGGCGCTAATTATTAACGCATCGGAATTCGTTGGGGCGCGATGCGCGCGGATCGAAACCGCCGGCACGAATACCGGATCTGCTCGTAAACGCGGGGGGATTCATTGAGGCGGGCGGATCGAACCGTTGTCGAAAATGCCGGTGCTCATTATGCATTCGCGGGGATTCGGACAGGCAAATGCGGTATGACCAGGCGGCATCCATCCCGGCGCCGGCAATTAACCTGTCGGCATACGCTCGGCCAGGCGAAAAATTTTTCGCTTGATTTCTGCCGAGAAAAAGCCCTCCCTGCTGAACCCCGCAGCGGCTGACGGATCAGCCGGTGCATTTTAGGTCTCAATATCCTTCACTTGGCTTTGTTCGCCTGTTTGCCGCTTGATTTTCGTGGGGATTTCGATATATTTCTCCGTACATAATTTCCGTTGAGATCGCATGAAACTGTTTTGGATAACGCTTGCCGTGCTTTCGGCTGCTGCAGCCGAGTCGCCGACAGCCGCTGATCCACTCTCGGAACCCTGGCGTTGGCGTCGATTCCCGCAGCTTGAAAATCTCGGCATCCGCTGCATGGCCCAGGGAAACGACGGCACTCTTTGGTTCGGCGGAACGGCCGGATTGGCCGCGTATGACGGACTGAATTGGCAGGTTTACGATTCCACGGCCTTTGATTTCAACGGACAGATCAATGCCGTGCTGCCGACCGACTCGGCTGTCTATATTTCCTCCCACGGCGGCTTGTGGCAGTTGGCTGAAGGAAAATTCCAACGCATCTTTCCAACCGCGTGGCCTTATTGGGTGGAAGTATCCGATATGGCGACCGTCCGCAATGCCTTGTATGCAGCCACCCGCTTTGGAATTTTGCGATATGTTCGCGGTCAACTGACCTTGTATACCCTTGCCGAGCAGGAGCAGGCAGTCAAGAAATTGGCGCCGTCGGCAAAGGTCGTCTTTTTACCCCAGCGGTTGGCGGTTCGCGAAGCCTGGCCCGAGGGCGCCGGTTTTTACGCTCCTTCCAACCTGGTGACGCAGATGATCGTTCAGGGGCCGGCGCAGCAGGCCGGACTCTTGATCGGCGATTATCTTCCGTTTTTCCTTTCTCACCCCAACTTTGAGCTCTTTTTTCTCGGCAGTCCGTCCGGCTCGCAGGCCGAGCTGCAGTTCCTGCGTTCGCAAAACCAGCCCCTGCAGAGCGTCAAAATACGCAGCGCCGCCTTTTCGGATTCCCTGAACATGTGCGAAGTGGAAATGCTCTGCCGAGACCGCCATGACCGCCTCTGGCTCAATATAAACGGCAGCCTCGTTTATCGCGTACCGGTGCGGCCCGACGGTGAACTCGATTTTCATGGCGCGGTTGTCGAAAAGCTTCCATTGGATCATCCCTATTCCCGCAAATTTGCCATGCACCATGCCGCGGACGGCAGATACTGGATGATTGCCGATGATCCGCTTATCGGCGTTTTGACTCGGAAAGAGTCGGATAAGGCTTGGAAGAGCATCGATTTGGCCAAAGCGGGCGGTTCCAACCAAAATTTGTCGATTATCGAAAGTCAGGACGGTATCATATGGATCACCGGCCACAGTGCGCTGCACGGTTTCGACGGGCAGTCTTGGCGCATTTACACCAGCGAAACCACGCTGTTGCCTCATGCAAGACTTTACGGTCTGTTCACCAAAGAAAAAGAATTTTGGCTCTTCGGCCTGGCCTCGCACGTCTTCCGTATCGACTACGGCAGCGAGACCTGGCATACCTTCCCGGAGATGCTGTTTCAGTGTCGGTCGCCGCTCAGCGGCGACTGGTTTCTCCGCTATGACGGCATCATCCTGCAGCATCATCAAGGCAAATGGAAAATCCATCATGTTTTGGACACGCCCATGGCGGCAGCCGTCATTCGCACCGGGGAAGTGTGGGTCTATGGAGGTGATAATGGATCCGCGGCGGCAGCTCGTTTCGACGGCGCGGCGTGGCAGGTTTATCGTTTTCCCGAACTTTCCGCCTGCATCGATTACCGCGCATTTTGCGAGCGTCGCGACGGAAGTTTGTGGTTCGGCGCCGGTTCGGATGCCTTTACCGACGCTCGACAAAAAGGCGGCATGATTTGCTTTGTCAAAGAGAACGGCATCTGGAAGCCGCAGCATTTAGCGCCGCCTGCAGTGCCGAAAGACGTCGTCAACTTGGCCGAGGACAACGAAGGCTGCCTTTGGTTCAGCGGCTGGCGGTTGTTCCGGCTGGATGGCAACGGCGTTTCTCCCGTCAATCAGCCCTCCGAGCTTGCCCTCCCGTGGATCGATGCGATGCTCAGCGATCCCCAAACAGGTGATCTGTGGATCAGCAAAGGAGGCACGGGTCTTTTCCAAAAAACCGCTGCGGGATGGCGACTACACACCCAGGCGGACGGCCTTGCCGACAATCTGGTTACAGCGATGTTGATCGATACCCTGAATCATCGCTTGTGGGCGGCCACGCCGAACGGCATCAGCGCCTATGATCCTGCCCTTCGCCAATGGAAGACCACCGTGCTGCCGCCGGAGCTGGTCATCGGTCGTGAAGGCGGCACGCTTCGGCTGACTCCTGACGGCCGAGTGTGGGTCAATCGCGCTCCGCGCTCATGGCACAAACGCTATCTGCAGCCCTTTGTCGAGCCCCGCGAAAGAATTCGTTGTATATCGTATCTTCCGGATCGGCAGGCGCCGGAAACTCGAATCGAGATGAGTAACCAAAGAGTGCCCCCCTCGGGCAACGCGTTGATCTCTTGGTCCGGCGAGGATGTCCGCCGCCGCACTGCCGGCGAGGAACTGGAATTTTCGACACGCCTGGACGGCGGACCGTGGTCGCCGTTCACACAGGAACGTCAAAATGTCCTCATCGGCCTCTCTCCCGGACGTCATACCTTTGAGGTTCGCGCCCAGGACCGCGATTTCAACATCGATCCGACTCCGGCCTCCATCGAATTCGTTGTGCTGCCGCCGATCTGGAGGCAGCCCTGGTTTATCGCTTTGATCTTGGCCTTTCTGGCCGTCATTCTGATCTATGAAATCCGCATTCTTCGCCGCAACCGCAGGATTCACGAGCTGGATCAGCTGAAGCTGCGGCTGTTTACCAATATCTCGCATGAGCTGAGAACGCCGCTGACCCTGATTTTGGGACCTTTGGAAAAACTGCGCGCCGCACGCGACCGCTACGATGAGGCAACTCTGCAAACGTTCGACCTGATGCATCGCAACGCCGTAAGGCTGTTGACTTTGGTGACGCAGATCATGGATTTCCGCAAAATGGAAGAGAGTACCCTGCGACTGGAGCCGAGCTTGGGCGATCTAGCTCAATTCATTCGCCGAGAATTGGAGACTTTTGCGCCGTATGCAGCGGAAAAGAATATTGCTTTACAATTCAAATCGGAACCCGCCTCGGTGTGGGCCGAATTCGATCTCGACAAAATGCAGAAAATCCTGCAGAACCTGGTCGGGAACGCCTTGAAATTTACCCCTGCCGGCGGATCGGTCTCGGTAACTTTGCGGCAGCAGGGCGAGGACGTTCGTCTTTGGGTCCAAGACACCGGCATCGGCATTCCGAAGGCGCATTTGCCGCGATTGTTCGAACGCTATTACCAGGTTTATGACAAACGGGCTCAGGCGAATCAGGGCGCGGGCATCGGCCTGGCTTTGACGCGCGAGCTGGTGGAACTGCACGGCGGCACCATTAGTGTGGACAGCGAGCTCGATAAAGGCACCCGTTTCGAGATCCATCTCCCCATTGCTGCGACAAAAGAAAGCGAGGCGCCGTATAAAGAGAGCGATGATCGACCGCTCGTTCTGGTCGCCGACGATCACGCCGATATTCGCCGCTTTATCGCCCAGGAACTGAAAGAGTTTCGCATCCTCCAAGCCGAAGACGGCCGCCTGGCATTCGAACTGGCGCTCGAGCACATGCCGGATGCGGTCATTGCCGACGTGCTGATGCCGAACATGGACGGCTTGGAATTGACCGCGTCTTTGAAGCAGCACGAGTTGACGAGCCATATCCCGGTGATTCTTCTTACGGCGCGAACTTCGCAGCAGCATCAGATCGAAGGGCTGCAGATCGGCGCGGATGATTATTTGACCAAGCCGTTTCAAGTCGAAATTCTTCGGACCAAACTGCATAATCTGATCAACATCCGTCGGGAACTGCGGGAGCGCTATCGTCGGGAGATCTGGCTCAAACCGCAGGACATTGCTCTTACCCCTCGGGACGAAGAATTCCTGAACCGCGCCATGGCGGTGATCGAGTCGCACATGGACGATGAAAACTTGAATGTAGGACTGTTTGCGCAGAAACTCGGCATGTCGGTGTCGTCGCTGCATTCCAAGCTCAAAGCGCTGACCGGTCAAACCTGCACCGAGTTCATCAACCATCAGCGCATGAAGCGGGCCGCAACTCTGATGGTCCAGGGCAAACTGAGCGCCAAAGAGGCTGCTTTTCGCGTCGGATTTTGGGATCAGGCCTATTTTTCCCGCGTCTTTAAAAAAGTCTTTGGACAATCCCCTACCCAATATACCAAATCCCGACCGCAATTACCCTAAAGCCGATTTGTAAAATTGTCCAAATCTTCCGCAAAATAGTCCTAACGTATCTTTGTCCATCCTTTTAAATTATGCCGTCATAAGTCATTTCATGATTGTTACGGAGGTATAAAGTCATGCGGTTTGTTTTATCCGGTTTGCTTATAGTTTTTTTGTTTGCATCTATCACGGTTTTCGCCCAAACAACACGAAAGCCGCTGCCGCTGGGGACTGAACCTGTCCGCGATGACGCTGCGTGCGACAGCCCGAGTTTCCTTGACGGATTGATGCTTGAAAGTCCCTATATCCATGAGTACACAGCCTACAAAGGATCGATTGTTGTCGACGGCGATTCGAGCGATGCCGATTGGCAGGCGATTCCGTGGGCGCGCTGCGACGCCTGGAAAAATGACGAAGAGAACCTCCCCGTCAAAATCACCTTTAAGGAAGAGTTCGACAAGGTGTGGACGTCCTGGCAGGATCGCGATATTCAGTTCAAATGGTTATGGAACCCAGATGCGGGGGTCATCTATCTGCTGGTCAAAGATATCGATGATGCGCGGGAATTGTCGCCTGCGGCTTGGGATGAATTCAAAGGCGCCGAATCTTTGGGCCAGGACTTGTGGAAAGGCGACTGCTTTGAACTCGGCTTTGCGCCGATGGTCAACAACGAGCCGCCGAAAGAGATGATATGGAAACACGAAGGCTATTTTATCGACGTCGACGGCATGGAACGCTTTTTCCCGGTGGCCGCAGGCTGGCAGGGCAGCGAGAATCCGCTTGAGCTTGTCGACGGAGACTGCCCCTCCACCTGGGAAGAGACCAGCGGCAAGGCCATTCGCCTCACCAAAAATGAAAGCGGCACGGTAAAGGTGTGGGAGCTGGCCCTCAAGCTGCTCCCGGGCATGGAAGAAGGCAGCGTCTGGGCCTGGGGTATGCAGGTGGATGAAGGCGACGAGTACATCGGCGACAACAATCGACAGGGCTACTTTATGTTCGGCGGAGGCAAGCGCAATCCCGGCACATGGAGCTCGATGCTGTTGAGCAGCGAACGCGTTCCCGCCGCGGCTGTGAAAAATCGCCCCGTTGTCGCTTCCGAGTTCCGCCTGTTGGGCAATTACCCCAACCCGTTCAATCCCAGTACGACTATCTCGTACATCCTGGATCGCCGTGCGCATGTGAATTTGAGCATTTTTGACGTCAACGGCCGCAAAGTGACCGAATTGGTCAATACCGAACAACCGGCCGGCGCCTATGCCGTACGCTGGGATGCGCGAGATGCGGCCGCAGGAATCTATTTTTGCCGGCTCCAAGCTGAAGGCCAAGAAGCAGTGCACTCCCTGGTTTTGGTTAAGTAAGGAAGAGGGGGCGGGCATTCCATATAAATGCCCGCCTCTGCCGGCTCTCGGTTGATTTTTTACGATAATTGCCTCTATAAAACCTACCTGCCATCTACCCCCAAGGCCGAGCAGAGCGATCTGCTCGGCCTCCTTTTTGCCGTAATAATCTTATGGCAAAACGCAATTGGCAAATAAATAGGTAGAATGCCTAAAAATCGAAAATCTGTATTCTTTAGCCTTATCGGGCTGCGCAGCAGCTTAGCCTTCCGGGTTTTCACTCCATACAGAACCTTTTTTCCCAAATTGCGTTTACCCCCAAGCCAAAACCGGCATGACCATAATATAAGCTGAGAAATTTTGGTATTGGTAAAAAAAGGGCCGTATTCATGAAGACTCGCTTTCTTTTTTGTGTGCTTTTTGCCGCCGTCGGTTTATTTTCCCAGGAGCACGTCGATTGGTCATACAATTCGGCGCTTTACGAGGTCAATTTGCGGCAGTACACGTCCGAAGGCACTTTTGCCGCTTTTCGGGAGCACCTCGATCGCCTGCAGGAGTTGGGCGTCTCTATTCTCTGGTTTATGCCGATTCATCCGATCGGCGAAAAGAATCGTTTGGGCAGGCTCGGCAGTTATTATTCGGTGCGCGATTATCTGGACGTCAACCCGGAATTCGGTACGCTCGAAGAGTTTAAAGAGCTGGTTGAGGAGCTGCATAGCCGCGGCTTTTATGTGCTGATCGATTGGGTCGGCAATCATACCGCCTGGGACAATGTGCTGACCGTCGAGCATCCGGAGTGGTACGTGCACGACGATCTCGGCCGCTTTATTGCGCCGCCCGGCACCAACTGGAGCGATGTCATCGAACTTGACTATTCTCAGGCCGAGTTGCGCCGCTACATGATCGACGCCCTCAAGTTTTGGGCGCTGGAGGTCGGCGTCGACGGCTTTCGCTGCGACGCGGTCGACATGATGCCGCGCGACTTTTGGGCGCAGGCGATCGCAGAGCTCAAGGCCGCCAAACAGAGTCTTTTTTTCCTCGCCGAAGTCGACAGCCGCGATTGGCACGACGTCGGTTTCGACATGACCTATGCCTGGGGTTGGTACGGCTTCGGCAGCGGCGTTCTCAAGCGCGTCGCCGACGGCAAAGCGACCGCCGCGGAGGTCAATTCGTACCTGCTCGGCGAAAAGAGCCGTTTTTCCGGCTGCTATCGCCTCTATTTTACCGCCAATCATGACGAAAACTCGTGGCAGGGCACCACGCGTGAGCTCTTTGGCGACGCCTCGACGCTCTTTTGGGTGCTCTCGGCGACAGTGCCGGGCATGCCGCTCATTTACAGCGGTCAGGAAGCGGGATTGGATAAACGACTCAAGTTCTTTGATAAGGACGAGATCGAATGGCGCGACCACCCCGATGCCGAGATCTTTCGCACCCTCCTGCAGCTGAAACGTCGCTGCAGAGCCCTGTGGAATGGTTCCGAAGGCGGCTCCTATCAGCGCGTCTACACCGACAACGATCGCAAGATTCTCGCCTTTCTGCGCAGCCGCGACGGGGACCGCCTTTTGGTTGCGGCCAACCTGACGGCCGAAACGCAGACTTTATCTTTTAAGGGCGAAACGGCATCAGGCCGCTGGCGGGAAGTTTTCAGCGGCGATACGCTTTCGGTGACCGCGCAGACGACCGTCACATTGCCTGCTTGGGGTTATCGCGTCTATGAAGGATTGACCTCGGATACCGGCATCAAGAACGGCGCCCGCCCGCCGTCCGTTGAAGAGAGTTGGGTGCGCGCTTTCCCCAATCCCTTTAATTCGGCTTTGGTTTTCCAAGTCGGCGCCGCAAACTCGGCGGTGATAGAGCTTTTTGATGTGCGCGGCCGTCGAGTCAAAAGGCTGCAGACGAACGGCGGAGCGATTTTCTGGGACGCCCGTAACGAAAACGGAGAACACGTCGCCCCCGGAACCTATGTTTACCGCGTGATTCATCCCGGCCGTCGGCTGCAGGCCAAAGTGGTTTATCTCCCTTAAGCCTTGACGGCACGGATCCGAGCTGCGAAGGAGACGGCAGAAACAGTTTCAAAATCGCTTGGGCCGGGCAACGGCAGCGAACTAAAAAAATAAAAAAGCGCAGGTCAGGCGGCCTGCGCTTTTTTATTCAGGATTCAGGAGGGTTATTTGAGCAGCGTCATCCGCTGGATAAGGCGATGGCTGCCGGCCTGCAGCACCGCGACATAGACGCCGCTGGGCAGGTCACGGCCGTCGAAAGTGACCTGATGCGTTCCGGCTTCATAGTAACCTTCGGTCAGCAATGCCGTTTCTCGACCCTGCAGATCGAAAACGCGCAGTGAAATCTGTCCGGCTTCCGGCAGGGCAAAAGTAAGCGTGGTCGTCGGATTGAAGGGGTTGGGGAAATTGGGATAGAGCGCAAACTCGGTCGGCAGAGTACCGAATTCAGCCGTTTCTTTGGCCAGTCCGGCCGGTACGATGCGGAAGACGGCGTTGCTTTGATCCCAAGGATTGCCGTCCGCCGTATCCTGGACCTTGATCAGGCATTGATTGGAAATGACATTCGGCACCAGCCAGTAATTATCACCTGCCGCCCCTTGATGTTCGGCGATGACCGTCCATGTGACGCCGTTGTTGGCGCTGAAGAGAATTTGCGTTAATCCGTTAAAAGCATACTCTCTCCATTTGATGATATAAACGGTGCCGGCAATCAAGGTTTCTCCGCCGTTGGGTTGAATTAACGTGATGGACTGCTTAGCCGGCGGCACAACGGCAAAAAAGCCGCGGTTTATGTCGGTGACGCCGGAGGAACCGCGGATCCTCATCACAACTTTGGGGCGGTTCAATGTCGCCGGGACGTTCCATACATAGGTTCCGGTGTTGGGAGCGCCGCTGACGACAGGCACGTTAAACGTTGCACCCTGATCGATGGAAAGGTCGATGTTGACGGTCGCACCGGCGTTAGTGGAATTCCACTGAATCGTATAAACCGTGCCGGGAGGAATCAAATCGCCCATTTGCGGAGCCAAGATGCGAAGCTGCGAGGTCGGTGTATTCGTCGGCACAAACGCCAGGTCATTCGTGATGATGATCTGGTCCAATCGCGTCTCTTTTTCGCGGTTATTGATCATGATGGTGTGCGGTCCGGCAGTAAAATTGAAAATCACCGGGTCGAACTGCGGATTGCTGTAATCGCCGGTGCCGCGATCTGAGACTCGGTCCCACTCGTACTTGTTGCTTTTCGGCGTTTCCCAGATCATTTCCGGACCGTTGTCGACCTTTACAAAGAACGAATTGGTGAATTGATCGCGGCCATTGACGCGGCCCCAGATGACATAATTGCCCGCCGTCGGAATAACCACCTGAAATTTCGCCCAGCCGCGACGATTGATGCCGTAGCCCATGATGCAGGCATTGCCGAACGCTTCGCCGTCCGTGACAACCTTCATCGGTCCGGTCAGCACCGCGGATTCCGCTTCCAGAGTGATGGTCGTTGCGGCAGTAATCTGATGTGTCGCCGACACCGGCTGCAGAGTGTCTGCTCCAAAAAGCATCAAGGGAAGAACAGCCGCTGCAAAAAGAAGAAAAACGCTTTTCATAATGCTGCTCCTTAACTTAAATTGTTGATTGTCGGGTATAAAATTTTACTTCCCATAGCAATATATCATCTGTTGCAACGTTTTGCAGAGAAAAATTTTTCCGTTGTAACTCTATGTCGATGCTAGTTCAACCTGCTGACCCTACTTACTGCCGAAGCGGCAAAGGTACTTTTAATACCTTTCCTGAATGAAAGGGCTATATCCGATAGTAAGCCATAAGAAACGCTATGGCTACAAGATTCGTGAGGTTGGAAAAGCTTATTATATCAATCAGAACGAAAGTCGAAAAATGGCCAAAGTCGTAAGCAAGTCAATTCTATAAACAATATTCGCCTATAGAAATTTCCTGTTTTATTTTTTTATAATCTATTTATACATTTATCGCTTGAAATTCATATCCTATTTCGTTAAAGTTTATCAACTTAAAAACAGGAAGGGATCTAATGAAAACAAAAGCACTCGTTTTTGTGGTGACGTTATGTATTGGCGTTTCCGCCTACGCGGGCGGGAAGGTGCTCGAAGGCTTGAGTATGAAGAGCAAGATTCTGCCTTATGCAGTCAATTACTGCATTTACCTCCCCGAAGGGTACGATGAATCGACCCGCCGCTATCCGGTGGTCTATCTGCTGCACGGCTATTCGGATCAGGAATGGGCGTGGGTGCAGTTCGGCGAGGTACAGCTGGCCGCCGACCGCGGCATTGCTGAGCGCGAAATTCCGCCGATGATCATCGTCATGCCGGACGGCAAAGTGACCTTTTACGTCAATGATTACCAAGGCAAAGACCGTTGGGAGGATATGTTCATCCAGGAGTTCATCCCCTTTATCGACGCGACCTATCGAACGCGGCCGCAGAAGGAATTCCGCGGCATTTCCGGCTTGTCGATGGGCGGCTACGGCTCGCTCAAATTTGCCATGCGCTACCCCGATCTGTTTGCCGCCTGCGCCGCCTTCAGCGCCGCCGTGTGGGAAGATGATGAGCTGATCGGCGAAAATACGCGCCGCAATTACAATGACTTTTTCGGAAAGATTTTCGGGCCGTTGGTAGACGGCCAACTGCCGCCGTATTTTCGCGAGTATCATCCTTTGGACTTGGCCAAAATGCGACCCGTCGAGGAGTTGAAAAAGGTGCGCTTTTACATTGACTGCGGGGATGATGATTTTCTCATCAACGGCAACATGGCGCTGCACAAGGTGATGAGGCAGCGGCAGATTCCGCATGAATTTCGGGTGCGCGACGGAGGTCATACCTGGCCGTATTGGCGGACCGGCATAACCGAAGGACTCAAATTCATCGGCGAGAGTTTTCATCGCTTTTGAGTGCAGCGGAAGAAAATTGATCTCGACCTCTCATCGCATGAGATCACGCAGCGACGAGCAGATCCGCAGCAGTTTTTAGCAGCTTTTCTATGCAATTTACCGGAACAATCTTCTGCGGCCTTGGGTTTCAGTACCACGCGGTTTAGAGGGAAAGGCATGAAGGAAATCGGCATAATTGTACAGGTCGACGATGGTCGCGCCGTGGTGCAGATTAACCGCAGCGAGAACTGCGGCTCCTGTACGGCCTGTCAAGCGTTCGGCGAAAATGTGATGCGAGTGGAGGCCGCCAACCCGATCGGCGGTCGCGTCGGCGATCGTGTTCAAGTGGTCATCGAGCCGCGCCGGGTCGTAAAGAGTGCCGCCCTGGTGTTTCTGTTGCCGCTCGTCTTTATGGTCGGCGGCTATTTCGTCGGCGCCGCTTTGTGGTCTGCTCATCGCGAACCGGGCGGCATTATCGGCGCAACCCTCGGCTTGAGCATGGCGTTTTCGCTCCTGCGTCTTATTGATCATCGGTACGCCGCCACCCTACAAGATGACGCCGTCATTGAAAGAATTGTTTGAACAAGAGGCGAATCGGAATTGAGAATGAAAAATTTGGGGTTTTTTTGCCTGCTGCTGTTTACAGCCTATGCCGCCGGAGGAGCGGAGCTTAGGCTGCTTTCTGCAGGTGAAAAGCAGCTTTTCGTGGAATGGACTTTGGATTCTTTGTTGCGGCGCGAAGTGCCTGGCAAAGAGGAAATTTTTACAGTCCTTTCATTTACCGGCGCCGATTGGTACGGCGAACTCGGCGGACCGCGCCTGCCGATCAAAAATGCGCTGGTCGGCCTGCCGATCGAGGGGGAGGCGCAAATCCAGGTCATCGAAGATGAGACCGAGACTCTGACGAATCTTCTTCTTGCCCCGACACCCCGTCTCGAGCGGACGGAAATAGGCTTTCGCGAAATCTATGAAATAAATCCACAGCTCTACCAGGCGTCCGCTCCGACCTTTTCTGAACCGGTTCGCCTCGACGAACCTTACTGGTTTCGCGATCAACGTGTCGCCGCATTGCACATCTTTCCTGTTTCCTATGTGCCGTCGCGCAGAGAGGCGGTAGTGCACAAGAGGATGGTCATTCGCATCGATTTTCCGGCAACCAACGATCTGCCGGTCGCCCGCCCATCGGACGACGAACCGCTTTATCGGTCGCTGCTGCTGAACTATGAACAGGCGCGAACTTGGCGACGGCAGACGTCACCGGCCCTCCGCCGTCCGGCGATGAGTCAATTTGCCGGCGACAATTGGTTCAAGATCGTTATTTCAGCCAAAAATGCTCCTAACCGCGAGGGCATCTACAAACTGACCGGCGCAGCGCTCAAGCAGGTCGTCGGCGGCGCGGCCTTGGCATCGATTGACCCTGCAACCATTCAGCTTTTCAACAACGGCGGTAAGCCGATTTCCACCCAAGTGGTTTTGGCCAAGAACGATACGCTCATCGAAACGCCGATCGCCGTTGTCGGCGGCGAAGACGGCCGTTTCGACGAATCCGACTATATCCTTTTTTACGGCCGTTCCGTCGAAGGCATCGAACATCAACCGAGCAAAAGTAGGCTGGCGCATTATATCAACCCCTACACCTACGACAACTGCTACTGGTTGACCTTTAACAAACGGCCGGGAAAAAGGATCAAGACAATCGCTTCTCAAGAAGTCAATGACCTTTCCCCGCAGCCGTCTTTTCGCGACCTGATGTGGGTGGAAGAAGAGCGCTTTAATATTTTCAAGTCCGGCATCACCTGGTTGGGAAGGGAATTGACGCGCAGTAACAGCGCCTATTCGGTCACCTTTAAAATGCCGCATGCCGTACCTCAGGACGAAGCAACCTTTCGCTTTTCCTTGGCTTCGATAACCTCCGGCACGCACTATTTTACCTTTTACGCCAACGGCAATTTCGTCGGTCAATATTCTCAGTACGGTTCGCCGTACAGTTTTCCTTTGGCAGAGGCCTCCTTTTCGGCCGCCGGCGTGCTGATAAAGGGAGACAATACGGTCACCATCAACTACAGCGCAGCTACGGACGCTTCGTTTTCTTATGTGGATTACCTGGAAGTCGAGTATAACCGCCTTT
The DNA window shown above is from candidate division KSB1 bacterium and carries:
- a CDS encoding ATP-binding protein is translated as MKLFWITLAVLSAAAAESPTAADPLSEPWRWRRFPQLENLGIRCMAQGNDGTLWFGGTAGLAAYDGLNWQVYDSTAFDFNGQINAVLPTDSAVYISSHGGLWQLAEGKFQRIFPTAWPYWVEVSDMATVRNALYAATRFGILRYVRGQLTLYTLAEQEQAVKKLAPSAKVVFLPQRLAVREAWPEGAGFYAPSNLVTQMIVQGPAQQAGLLIGDYLPFFLSHPNFELFFLGSPSGSQAELQFLRSQNQPLQSVKIRSAAFSDSLNMCEVEMLCRDRHDRLWLNINGSLVYRVPVRPDGELDFHGAVVEKLPLDHPYSRKFAMHHAADGRYWMIADDPLIGVLTRKESDKAWKSIDLAKAGGSNQNLSIIESQDGIIWITGHSALHGFDGQSWRIYTSETTLLPHARLYGLFTKEKEFWLFGLASHVFRIDYGSETWHTFPEMLFQCRSPLSGDWFLRYDGIILQHHQGKWKIHHVLDTPMAAAVIRTGEVWVYGGDNGSAAAARFDGAAWQVYRFPELSACIDYRAFCERRDGSLWFGAGSDAFTDARQKGGMICFVKENGIWKPQHLAPPAVPKDVVNLAEDNEGCLWFSGWRLFRLDGNGVSPVNQPSELALPWIDAMLSDPQTGDLWISKGGTGLFQKTAAGWRLHTQADGLADNLVTAMLIDTLNHRLWAATPNGISAYDPALRQWKTTVLPPELVIGREGGTLRLTPDGRVWVNRAPRSWHKRYLQPFVEPRERIRCISYLPDRQAPETRIEMSNQRVPPSGNALISWSGEDVRRRTAGEELEFSTRLDGGPWSPFTQERQNVLIGLSPGRHTFEVRAQDRDFNIDPTPASIEFVVLPPIWRQPWFIALILAFLAVILIYEIRILRRNRRIHELDQLKLRLFTNISHELRTPLTLILGPLEKLRAARDRYDEATLQTFDLMHRNAVRLLTLVTQIMDFRKMEESTLRLEPSLGDLAQFIRRELETFAPYAAEKNIALQFKSEPASVWAEFDLDKMQKILQNLVGNALKFTPAGGSVSVTLRQQGEDVRLWVQDTGIGIPKAHLPRLFERYYQVYDKRAQANQGAGIGLALTRELVELHGGTISVDSELDKGTRFEIHLPIAATKESEAPYKESDDRPLVLVADDHADIRRFIAQELKEFRILQAEDGRLAFELALEHMPDAVIADVLMPNMDGLELTASLKQHELTSHIPVILLTARTSQQHQIEGLQIGADDYLTKPFQVEILRTKLHNLINIRRELRERYRREIWLKPQDIALTPRDEEFLNRAMAVIESHMDDENLNVGLFAQKLGMSVSSLHSKLKALTGQTCTEFINHQRMKRAATLMVQGKLSAKEAAFRVGFWDQAYFSRVFKKVFGQSPTQYTKSRPQLP
- a CDS encoding T9SS type A sorting domain-containing protein; its protein translation is MLESPYIHEYTAYKGSIVVDGDSSDADWQAIPWARCDAWKNDEENLPVKITFKEEFDKVWTSWQDRDIQFKWLWNPDAGVIYLLVKDIDDARELSPAAWDEFKGAESLGQDLWKGDCFELGFAPMVNNEPPKEMIWKHEGYFIDVDGMERFFPVAAGWQGSENPLELVDGDCPSTWEETSGKAIRLTKNESGTVKVWELALKLLPGMEEGSVWAWGMQVDEGDEYIGDNNRQGYFMFGGGKRNPGTWSSMLLSSERVPAAAVKNRPVVASEFRLLGNYPNPFNPSTTISYILDRRAHVNLSIFDVNGRKVTELVNTEQPAGAYAVRWDARDAAAGIYFCRLQAEGQEAVHSLVLVK
- a CDS encoding alpha-amylase family glycosyl hydrolase is translated as MKTRFLFCVLFAAVGLFSQEHVDWSYNSALYEVNLRQYTSEGTFAAFREHLDRLQELGVSILWFMPIHPIGEKNRLGRLGSYYSVRDYLDVNPEFGTLEEFKELVEELHSRGFYVLIDWVGNHTAWDNVLTVEHPEWYVHDDLGRFIAPPGTNWSDVIELDYSQAELRRYMIDALKFWALEVGVDGFRCDAVDMMPRDFWAQAIAELKAAKQSLFFLAEVDSRDWHDVGFDMTYAWGWYGFGSGVLKRVADGKATAAEVNSYLLGEKSRFSGCYRLYFTANHDENSWQGTTRELFGDASTLFWVLSATVPGMPLIYSGQEAGLDKRLKFFDKDEIEWRDHPDAEIFRTLLQLKRRCRALWNGSEGGSYQRVYTDNDRKILAFLRSRDGDRLLVAANLTAETQTLSFKGETASGRWREVFSGDTLSVTAQTTVTLPAWGYRVYEGLTSDTGIKNGARPPSVEESWVRAFPNPFNSALVFQVGAANSAVIELFDVRGRRVKRLQTNGGAIFWDARNENGEHVAPGTYVYRVIHPGRRLQAKVVYLP